The following are encoded in a window of Providencia rettgeri genomic DNA:
- a CDS encoding DUF1090 family protein: MKKPLILVLLLTIIPLSSQASANDYRCEKKIIKLEKQLRHLSHHENRHKIAKIKKKIHEIEDKCYDSRSGATRIYNNYPRGNASELERELESLRRVIEALKDLK; this comes from the coding sequence ATGAAAAAGCCGCTGATATTAGTCTTATTGTTAACGATAATTCCTTTATCGTCACAGGCAAGCGCTAATGACTATCGTTGTGAAAAGAAAATCATAAAGTTAGAGAAACAGCTACGTCATTTATCTCATCATGAAAATAGGCATAAGATCGCCAAAATAAAGAAAAAAATCCATGAGATTGAAGACAAATGTTATGACAGTCGCTCAGGTGCAACACGTATTTATAATAACTACCCACGAGGAAACGCGAGTGAATTGGAAAGAGAATTGGAATCACTAAGGCGTGTGATTGAAGCATTAAAGGATTTAAAATAG
- a CDS encoding MbeCy: protein MSHMKTEVVVVRLTKHERALLDAVKTKPLLADWLKEIAMAEVQEQEKKQNETVE, encoded by the coding sequence ATGTCACACATGAAAACAGAAGTTGTGGTTGTTCGTTTAACAAAACATGAGCGCGCGTTATTGGATGCAGTAAAAACAAAACCGTTATTAGCGGACTGGTTAAAAGAAATTGCAATGGCGGAGGTGCAAGAGCAAGAAAAAAAACAAAATGAAACTGTGGAATAA
- the pgsA gene encoding CDP-diacylglycerol--glycerol-3-phosphate 3-phosphatidyltransferase yields MKLNIPTWLTLFRVILIPFFVLAFYLPVTWGPFVCALIFVIAAVTDWFDGFLARLWKQTTKFGAFLDPVADKVMVATALVLVTESYDVWYVTLPAATMIAREIIISSLREWMAEIGKRSSVAVSWIGKFKTTAQMMSLVGLLWRPTPLIENLSIALMYVAAILTFWSMFQYLKAAWGDLSEA; encoded by the coding sequence ATGAAATTAAACATACCAACGTGGCTGACATTATTTCGCGTCATCCTAATACCTTTTTTTGTATTGGCATTTTACCTTCCTGTCACTTGGGGGCCTTTCGTTTGCGCGTTGATTTTTGTCATTGCGGCGGTAACGGATTGGTTTGATGGTTTTTTAGCGCGGCTATGGAAACAGACCACAAAGTTTGGGGCGTTTTTAGATCCTGTCGCAGATAAAGTCATGGTGGCGACGGCACTTGTTTTGGTCACGGAGAGTTATGATGTCTGGTATGTGACACTACCTGCGGCGACGATGATTGCACGTGAAATTATTATTTCTTCTCTACGTGAATGGATGGCGGAGATTGGTAAACGTAGCAGCGTCGCAGTCTCTTGGATTGGTAAGTTTAAAACAACGGCGCAAATGATGTCGTTAGTCGGGTTGTTGTGGCGTCCAACACCATTAATTGAAAACCTTTCAATCGCGTTAATGTATGTTGCTGCTATCTTAACATTTTGGTCAATGTTTCAATATTTAAAGGCGGCATGGGGCGATTTGAGCGAAGCGTGA